The DNA window agtccccagttgggatttctgttggaagacagggcggggattattgcgatgacgtccattgtcaccaaaaccacgattccggtctccagtaacacccgaccccaggcaggtgcgggggtcggaccttactcgggggctgttaaggtacggctacctcctcaatctcctcgcattataatcagcggcatagttcaggggaacatattggtaagaccgtaaaaaatcaaatcgcaaaaaatcaaacaaaacgaaattaagacgcaaaagcgcgaaaggcgtccagactcgaaaataccgacacttgtccacatattacatataagctgttctcaaaattgttcgactaattactcccgcgaagggagaaccatttctttcagactgtctgccaggttcttcgcaaggggagcgaccatcttctccatttcctccagctcttcatcctcgtaggtggacggaaagccttcgctcatcaccctcaggtttatttccttctcataatgggcgtgggcgacggtgaaggcctgggtaatcccggcgtgaaaggcactctcctcaagttggcccacccgagccgtgatacctccgacacgagccgcgagcgggctggtctccaccggctccgtcacattcagggcgttaaggaccaccccgaccgcagtttgtagaagatcatgctcatcgctctccgcctgaagggccctgcgcgtataggcagcctctttctccagcttggtggcggcgttctcggcactcaactttcctttcaccgcgtcatcaagctccgcccggagagagcggatcacctcgacgtcctcgtccaccctctgctggagggctgtggccctactctcggccttctgccggaggtcccgctccgtctccagctccttcaggatttcgccggccttctcattggccgcggcattcctctgcagcagctcgtctcgctcttttgtgagtttggcaatctcctctccatccagtttagacctcgccgacaggtcctcgaacatcccgtgcgcctcctccgcatcttGACGCGCCTGagcctcccgctcctggacgatggcaagctgggcggccatgtttgctcgcagccgggcctcctcggagaggcgatcccgctccgccttctgctcgcagaggaattgggattttttccggctacgagcaacaagaatctgaagaagaagactgatatcaaaAATGCGAGAACCCACAAACAcacgaagaaaaaaaaaagtccagaaaatacctgagaggtagggataacgatctcacggagggctcctctggcctggtccagggcgttcagcatggtcgagatcccgatgtcaagaccttctcgctccatactctcggaatgatcatcgagcgagaaaagagccgacgtcgggtcctgagcagccatccactgaagcggcggctccccccgcgcaggggagcggcttcctcccgacaaaggggccggtggtggctccctcctgaccctgtgcggcaccaccgccgtactcaaggaccctccggccggaccctcctccgtctggaccacttcgggcgccacgggcggatccacatgggcacctggcggcgtggattgcaccacgccctcgggtgccaccccgaccgcgcccggctgatcctggctcggcgcagtcacgatcaccgGCGGCACacggtcctcggccggctcttCCACGCCCGCCACGAAAGAAGCTGCTCGCTCAAtagcctccgcgggcgtgggagccgccgtggacgccgtcggttcggccaacgcggcccctacatcggcaccacccctgcccgaaacaggggtgactccaggcgacgccgtctgtcccgcttgaagggcgagactcttcttgggcgccagccccagggggtgacccgttcgcaggaacctacacaaaggtaataaccgattaagtcaaaataaaaatggaaaaaagatgAACACAGAGGAGTCAGGAGCTTACGTTgatgtcctcggccggcggaagcgttttggggacggatccccagatccctgtcctgactcgtccggacgggaccgtttcttgcctgccccctgctctggggCAGGAGGGTTCATCTCATCGGGCGCAGCGCCGGAGtcactcccctccatcgtctcgtcgggcgcggcaccggagccgtccccctccctcgtctcgcggggtgcagcaccggagctgctcccctccatcacctcgcaGGGCGCGGCATCAGAGCCGGGCGCGGCCCCGGTACTACCCTCTTCCACGATCGCCTCAGGGTCGGCGGCAGCA is part of the Miscanthus floridulus cultivar M001 chromosome 9, ASM1932011v1, whole genome shotgun sequence genome and encodes:
- the LOC136480212 gene encoding uncharacterized protein, whose product is MRSVEAGESAASHGVPAEDRWTGDAGPAAADPEAIVEEGSTGAAPGSDAAPCEVMEGSSSGAAPRETREGDGSGAAPDETMEGSDSGAAPDEMNPPAPEQGAGKKRSRPDESGQGSGDPSPKRFRRPRTST